The Candidatus Fermentibacter sp. sequence CTGCCCGAGGGAACGCCCACGGAGTACCCGCCGGCGGTCGTGTATCCCTCGAAAGCCGCTGCCGTCGAAGCCGCTGCCGGAGAGCCGATAGTCATCGGCGATCCCGTGCGGATCGGCCCCGTAGATGCCTGGGACCGCCTGGGGAACGCCGTCCACGGGTTCTTCGCCGCCGACAGGATGAGCTACTCCCCCGAACTCAGGGCAGCCATCGCGGTCCGCCTGCTCGAGGGCTGGGAGGTCGCCCGGGCCATCCCGCCCGCCGACCTGGTTGGCATGGCCGACAGGCTCTGGAACTGGATCCGGACGACGTGGCCGGGCTCGCGCATCCTGCGTGAACTGCCGCTCACGGCCGCAACCGGAGGCGGCGGGACGATGTCGGGCACGGTCGACCTCGTGGTCGATGCGGGCGACAGCCACGTGCTGATCGACCACAAGACGTTCCCCGGGAGCCGCACCCAGGCGACCATGGAAGTGATGAAGTACGCCGGCCAGCTTGCCGCCTACCGCGGCATGCTCGAAGCCACCATGGGGAAGCGCGTCGCCTCCTGCTACATCCACTGCCCCGTGTCGGGGATCCTGATCCCGGTGTCGTTCACTGACTCGAGACCGTAGCAGTATTCCTGCAGGAGGTGTGTGGATGGCTGGCAAGACAGGGTGTTTTGAGATCACGCCTGATCACGTTAGATGGGCTAAGAATCACACCAGCTATTGCCCGGAGAACTATATCGGGAAGAACAAGTACCAGTTCTTTTTGGACCTAATAGAGGATCAGAAAGGGTTATGCAAGTTCTCAGAAGCTAGATTGCTCTTCAGAGGCATTCACGGTAGACCTATTAGAAAACTGTTTGGTTCTCATCCCCTCTACGCATCTGTCGATCATCTATCCCCTCGAGACGACTCAAAAGGACTCTGCATTGTCTGCTACGCTCTGAACGATATGAAGGGTCATCTGCCGTATGACTGCTTCAGAGCCCTGCAGAACACCCCAGCCTGGCAGGACCTGATGGAGGCATGGCGAAAGCTCGCTGAATCGAACGCTAAACCAGATGCATTCAAGTCTTTAATCGAGATGTGGCCGAAGGGTCGCCCTGCGAGCCCCTCACGGAAGTTCGTGCAGATCCTAGTTCCTGAAACCATGACCCATGTAGGGGGAAGCAGCCTCGAGAGCCGGACAAGAACTGTGAAGGTCGACGAGAGAAGCATGGTCAAGGCGCTGACGACCAACGATTATCACGACAACTGGTACTTCCCCGACCCCGATTCGGTGAAGGTCCTCTCGGTCGAGGACTGCCTGGAGGATTCTCCCAATACGACCTGACGACGAACAGGGGCTGAATCGGGCAGCTCCCCGATACGACGAGACCAGGCATCCCTCACAAGCCAGCCTCTGATGGAGTATACCACTAGTAGCATGCACCACAACAATATAACGACATGTGACGATATTTGACAAATGCTGCTATATCATTATAGTACAGCCGGAAAGGAGGTGATCATCATGCCAGGGAAAGATGCGCACGCTTTGGTGGGATTCGCCGCTGGAGTTGCTGCCATACCTGCGTGCAGGAGAGTTCTGACCACCGAACCGAGTCCGATCGAGAAAGGGATAGCGATCATCGCGTCGATGATAGGCTCTTGTACTCCTGATTGGCTCGAACCGGCAGACAGTCCTGAACACAGAGGGTTCTGCCACTCGTACATCGGTGGCATTCTCGTCGCTGCTGGAACCGTTAAGGCGGTTTCCGAGCTTCAAAAGGAGCTCGAGAAGCTCGAGGCGGCCTTTATCTGGTACCGAGAGAACAGAAGGCCGATCCCGACGGAAGACCTTTCGTTGTACCAGGTTCTTCGGTGTATCCTCTGTTTTGTAGCGGGGTTCTCCTGCGGATACGAATCCCATCTGACTCTCGACTGTCTGACTCCGAAGAGCCTGCCGCTGCTGGGGCTCTGAGAAGGGAGGGCTGATGCCCGAAGTGAGGATCGGCGACAGGATCCGCCTGATCCGCGAGAGACAGGGCATAAGCCAGGACACCTTGGCGAAGTGGCTGGGGATCTCCCGCTCGATGCTCGTGCTGCTCGAGTCGGGGGAGACCCAGCCCGGCCTGTCGGTGCTGGACAAACTGGCCTATCGGCTGGGGTGCGATCTCAGGACCCTCGTATCCGGCCCGGCAGGGATCGATCCTGCTCTCGTGATGCTCCGTGCTGATCCTGCTCTCGAGGGGAACGTCGAAGCTTACGAATCCATCCAGAAGTGTCTGAGGATAGGCGAAGAAGCAGCGATTCTCGAGAGTGTCCTCGGAATAGATAGATCCGGAGACGGGCAGATCAGATACCCTTCCGCCGCTCCGTCGTCGAAGATGGACGCTGTGAGGCAGGGCGAGAGGGCGGCCGCCTCCGAGAGACGCCGGCTGGGTCTCGGTGATGCTCCTGTCGACAACATGGTCAGCCTTCTCGAAGGTGAGGGGATCTGCACCTCCCAGACCACCCTCTCAAGCCATGTTTCCGGCGTTTCTATCCTGAGCCCCCACGGGGTCTTCGTCTTCGTCAACAGTTCCCATCCGGTTTCCAGGAGGAGGTTCTCCTTCGCCCACGAGTATGCCCATGTCATCCTGGATCTCAGAGAGGATTCGAGCGTAGTGGTGAGCATCGAGGATGAATCGAACCTGCTCCTCGAGGTGCGTGCGAACGCTTTCGCTGCGGCATTCCTCGCTCCGGATGCGGGATGCAGGTCAT is a genomic window containing:
- a CDS encoding XRE family transcriptional regulator, yielding MPEVRIGDRIRLIRERQGISQDTLAKWLGISRSMLVLLESGETQPGLSVLDKLAYRLGCDLRTLVSGPAGIDPALVMLRADPALEGNVEAYESIQKCLRIGEEAAILESVLGIDRSGDGQIRYPSAAPSSKMDAVRQGERAAASERRRLGLGDAPVDNMVSLLEGEGICTSQTTLSSHVSGVSILSPHGVFVFVNSSHPVSRRRFSFAHEYAHVILDLREDSSVVVSIEDESNLLLEVRANAFAAAFLAPDAGCRSFLQESGKGRPSRVEYSAYGGGDSVRVNERNVASRHSVQAFDILLLARHYGVSPEVAAFRLSNLGFLGDEERDRFLEASRSGALAALKKLLRDRQWFEDSEDYSFSSRMLGLALEARRRGEITSGRLIEIAELVGIDRSAVEDALTTVGADD
- a CDS encoding metal-dependent hydrolase, with translation MPGKDAHALVGFAAGVAAIPACRRVLTTEPSPIEKGIAIIASMIGSCTPDWLEPADSPEHRGFCHSYIGGILVAAGTVKAVSELQKELEKLEAAFIWYRENRRPIPTEDLSLYQVLRCILCFVAGFSCGYESHLTLDCLTPKSLPLLGL